ACGCGATCCGTCGCCCCGACGACACGCTCGTCGGCGCTTGACAATTCTTAAGCGGCCCACCCGGTTACGCCACGGCAATGAGAGCAGTCGTCTCTATCGGGGGGAGCGTCCTCGTGCCGGAACTCGACGGCGAACGGGTCGCGGCCTACGCGGACGTCGTCCGGTCGCTCCTGGGAGCGGGCCACGAACTCGGGCTCGTCGTCGGCGGGGGGCGCGTCGCGCGCGACTACATCCGAGCGGGGCGCGTCCTCGACGCCAACGAGATGGCGCTCGACCAGCTCGGGATCGGCGTCACGCGCCTGAACGCCCGCCTGCTCATCGCCGCACTCCACGGACGGGCCGCGCCCACGCCGCCGGAGACGTACGAGAAGGCGGCCGAGGCGATCTCCCGGGGCGACGTCCCGGTGATGGGCGGGATGGTCCCCGGCCAGACGACCGACGCCGTGGCCGCCGCGCTCGCCGAGACGGTCGGCGCGGACCTGCTCGTCTACGCCACGAGCGTCCCCGGCGTCTACAGCGACGACCCGGACGAGCACCCCGACGCGATCCACTACGACGAGGTGTCGACCGACGACCTCGTGGACATCATCGCGGAGATCGACATGAGCGCGGGGAGCAACGCGCCGGTCGACCTGCTGGCCGCGAAGATCATCCAGCGCTCGGGCACGCGGACGCTCGTCCTCGACGGCACGAACCCCGAGGCGGTCCGCTGGGCCATCGCCGACGGCGAACACGAGGGGACGGAGGTCGTCCCGTGAGGGGTGCCGATCGACTCGACGCGAGGTGGCGACCGTGAGCGTCGACGACGACGCGCTCGCGGCCGACGACGCCGAGCGCGGGGAACCCGGCGCGGCCCACCGCGCGTTCTGGGCGGACGCCGTCGCCGACGAGATCGAGGCGCGCGACCCCGAGGAGCCGATCGTGATAAAGGGCGGCGTCTCCCCCTCGGGCGTCCCCCACATCGGCCACCTGAACGAGGTCATGCGCGGCTACTTCGTCGCGGAGGCGCTCCGCGACCGGGGCCGCGAGGTCAGACAGGTGTTCACGAGCGACGACCGCGACCCCCTCCGGGGAGTGCCCCGCACCCTCGCGACCCTCGACTGGGAGGTCGTCTCGCTCGGCGAGACGGAGAACCCGGGGGCGCTCGGGCGCAACCTCGGCAAGCCGCTGACGAACGTCCCCGACCCCTTCGGCTGCTGTGACTCCTTCGGCGACCACCAGACGCGGCTGCTCGGGAAGATGGCGGAGGCGATGGACGTGCCCATCGAAGTCGTCTCGAACACCGACCTCTACGAGCGCGGCGAGTTCGAGGGAGTCACCCGCGAACTGCTCGAGAAGCGCGACCTCGCGCGCGAGGTGCTCTCTACGTACCAGGAGAAGGTCGACGAGGAGTACGTCCCGTTCAACCCGATCTGCGCCGACTGCGGGAAGATCACCGAGGCCGTGACGGGGGTCGACCTCGACGCGGGCACGGTGGACTACGTCTGCGCGGACATCGAGGCGGGCAACCGGACGATCGAGGGGTGCGGCCACGAGGGGACCGCCACGCTGCGGGAGGGAAAGCTCCCGTGGCGCTTCGAGTGGCCCGCCCAGTGGAAGGTCCTCGGCGTCGACTTCGAGCCGTTCGGGAAGGACCACGCCGAGGGGTCCTGGCCCAGCGGTGAGCACGTCGCCCGGACGGTTCTCGACTTCGAGCCGCCGGTCCCGATGGTCTACGAGTGGTTCACCTACAACGGGGACGCGCTCTCCTCCTCGAAGGGGACCGTCATCACCGTCGACGAGGTGCTCTCGATGCTCGAGGTCGAGGTGTTCCGCTACTTCTTCACGAAGCCGCCGAAGCGCGCCCGCGACTTCGACGTGCGCACGCTCGATCAGCTGGTCGACGAGTTCGACCGCTTCGAGGCGATCTACTTCGACGAGGTCGGGGGGACGGACCAGGAGCGCGCGATCGCCGAGCGCGCCTACCCCATGACCGTGGACGCGGTCCGCCCGGAGCGCGTGCGCCTGCCCTACACCTTCGCCGCCGTGCTCGGGATGACCGACGACGAGGACCTGCGCGAGGCGATGGCCCGCCGCGCCGGGCACGTCCCCGACGACGCGCCCGACCGGGCGGTCGAGGACGCGCTCGCC
The Halomarina pelagica DNA segment above includes these coding regions:
- the pyrH gene encoding UMP kinase: MRAVVSIGGSVLVPELDGERVAAYADVVRSLLGAGHELGLVVGGGRVARDYIRAGRVLDANEMALDQLGIGVTRLNARLLIAALHGRAAPTPPETYEKAAEAISRGDVPVMGGMVPGQTTDAVAAALAETVGADLLVYATSVPGVYSDDPDEHPDAIHYDEVSTDDLVDIIAEIDMSAGSNAPVDLLAAKIIQRSGTRTLVLDGTNPEAVRWAIADGEHEGTEVVP
- the lysS gene encoding lysine--tRNA ligase, which produces MSVDDDALAADDAERGEPGAAHRAFWADAVADEIEARDPEEPIVIKGGVSPSGVPHIGHLNEVMRGYFVAEALRDRGREVRQVFTSDDRDPLRGVPRTLATLDWEVVSLGETENPGALGRNLGKPLTNVPDPFGCCDSFGDHQTRLLGKMAEAMDVPIEVVSNTDLYERGEFEGVTRELLEKRDLAREVLSTYQEKVDEEYVPFNPICADCGKITEAVTGVDLDAGTVDYVCADIEAGNRTIEGCGHEGTATLREGKLPWRFEWPAQWKVLGVDFEPFGKDHAEGSWPSGEHVARTVLDFEPPVPMVYEWFTYNGDALSSSKGTVITVDEVLSMLEVEVFRYFFTKPPKRARDFDVRTLDQLVDEFDRFEAIYFDEVGGTDQERAIAERAYPMTVDAVRPERVRLPYTFAAVLGMTDDEDLREAMARRAGHVPDDAPDRAVEDALARVEKARTWAERTDNEYNYRLAEDLPPVEVDEATAAALDALAAEIEGGLDDGEDVQSAIYETARAEGVEVGDLFATGYRLFLDEEQGPRLGPFLASLEREFVVGRLRRES